From Sinorhizobium sp. RAC02, a single genomic window includes:
- a CDS encoding methyl-accepting chemotaxis protein: MLFRSATGRNILSVAACGVIATIAASAVLFYRSYEDVRSTSLERMLQIAKSEALVSEKEIGGTVHIINNLASVLETIKEGGDANRGKADDILRDMLESNPNILALWTGWEPDAFDGKDADFAGKAGYDATGRYVPYWVRGGNGQITNTALTDYATAGPGDYYQLPFTTQKTVVIEPYPYAIDGKDVLITSVAKPIVVDGKTLGVAGLDLSLEDTSEALAAVRPMGTGFLSLVTSAGKIVGHPDPALIGKSLVDGGAQTVGWDALIASPGVEREVTTSDGTVHFAVATPVSLTADMKWYAIVSVPKSTVLAQLDAMMRDALAIIVTATVLLALAGWLIARRFIGRISNIIGETAQIAQGNLQLNLKDSGIKDEIGDLARSLEVLLENNREKARLEREAESNRNLSEEERATQQRKAAKEAADVKFAIDSLAGALAKLSEGDVSFRITQPFVAQLDSVRNDFNNSAAKLQDALVHVSENARGIDAGANEIKSAADDLAKRTEQQAAAVEETAAALEQITTTVRDAAKRAHEAGQLVARTRVGAERSGEVVRQAVGAMERIEKSSNEISNIISVIDEIAFQTNLLALNAGVEAARAGEAGKGFAVVAQEVRELAQRSANAAKEIKALISASNLHVGEGVQLVGNTGTALDAIVTEVQEINLHVAAIVESAQEQASGLQQINTAVNQMDQDTQKNAAMVEETTAASHSLAMEVNALNRLLSQFELGSGTGAGYRARKAA, from the coding sequence ATGCTTTTCCGATCGGCCACTGGCCGGAATATTCTGTCTGTTGCCGCATGCGGCGTGATCGCGACGATTGCCGCCTCGGCCGTGCTTTTTTATCGATCCTATGAGGACGTACGAAGCACCAGCCTGGAGCGCATGCTGCAGATCGCAAAGTCCGAAGCCCTGGTTTCCGAGAAGGAAATCGGCGGCACGGTGCATATCATAAACAACCTGGCCTCAGTTCTGGAAACCATAAAGGAAGGCGGCGACGCCAACCGCGGCAAGGCCGACGATATCCTGCGCGACATGCTCGAAAGCAACCCGAACATTCTGGCGCTTTGGACCGGCTGGGAGCCGGACGCCTTCGACGGCAAGGACGCGGACTTTGCCGGAAAGGCAGGATACGATGCGACGGGACGCTACGTTCCCTACTGGGTTCGCGGCGGCAATGGCCAGATCACCAACACGGCCCTCACCGACTATGCGACGGCAGGTCCCGGCGACTACTATCAGCTTCCGTTCACAACGCAGAAGACCGTCGTCATCGAGCCGTATCCCTATGCGATCGACGGCAAGGACGTCCTGATCACCTCGGTCGCAAAACCGATCGTCGTCGATGGCAAGACGCTCGGCGTGGCCGGCCTCGATCTTTCCCTTGAGGACACAAGCGAGGCGCTCGCGGCCGTCCGTCCCATGGGCACGGGCTTCCTCAGCCTCGTTACCAGTGCCGGCAAGATCGTCGGCCATCCCGATCCGGCATTGATCGGCAAGAGCCTGGTCGATGGCGGCGCGCAAACGGTAGGCTGGGACGCACTCATTGCAAGTCCCGGTGTTGAGCGGGAAGTGACGACATCGGATGGGACGGTTCATTTCGCGGTGGCCACGCCCGTCTCGCTAACCGCGGACATGAAGTGGTATGCCATTGTCTCCGTGCCGAAAAGCACGGTGCTCGCGCAGCTCGACGCCATGATGCGTGACGCGTTGGCCATCATCGTGACCGCAACGGTGCTGCTTGCGCTCGCCGGCTGGCTTATCGCGCGTCGTTTCATAGGCCGCATCTCCAACATCATCGGCGAGACGGCGCAGATCGCACAGGGAAACCTTCAGCTCAACCTGAAGGACAGTGGAATCAAGGACGAGATCGGCGATCTTGCCCGCTCGCTCGAAGTACTGCTGGAGAACAACAGGGAAAAGGCCCGGCTCGAACGCGAGGCCGAATCCAACCGCAATCTCAGCGAAGAAGAACGCGCAACGCAACAGCGGAAAGCGGCAAAGGAAGCAGCTGACGTGAAGTTTGCGATCGACAGCCTGGCGGGCGCATTGGCGAAGCTTTCGGAGGGCGATGTTTCCTTCCGCATCACGCAGCCGTTCGTGGCACAGCTCGATTCCGTTCGAAACGACTTCAACAACTCCGCCGCGAAGCTGCAGGACGCGTTGGTCCATGTATCGGAGAATGCACGGGGCATCGATGCCGGCGCCAACGAAATCAAGTCCGCCGCCGACGACCTGGCGAAGCGCACCGAACAGCAGGCCGCCGCCGTTGAAGAAACCGCAGCGGCTCTGGAACAGATAACGACGACGGTGCGAGACGCGGCAAAGCGTGCCCATGAGGCGGGCCAGTTGGTCGCCCGCACCCGCGTCGGGGCGGAGCGCTCGGGAGAGGTGGTTCGCCAGGCCGTGGGCGCCATGGAACGCATCGAAAAATCCTCGAACGAAATTTCCAACATTATCAGCGTCATCGACGAGATCGCCTTCCAGACCAACCTGCTGGCTTTGAATGCGGGCGTGGAAGCGGCACGGGCCGGCGAAGCCGGCAAGGGCTTTGCGGTCGTGGCGCAGGAAGTGCGCGAACTCGCGCAGCGCTCGGCCAATGCGGCGAAGGAGATCAAGGCGCTTATTTCGGCGTCAAATCTCCATGTCGGGGAAGGAGTTCAGCTGGTTGGCAATACCGGCACGGCTCTGGATGCCATCGTCACCGAGGTGCAGGAAATCAACCTGCACGTCGCCGCGATCGTGGAATCCGCACAAGAGCAGGCATCGGGCCTCCAGCAGATCAATACGGCCGTAAACCAGATGGACCAGGACACCCAGAAGAACGCGGCAATGGTCGAGGAAACGACTGCCGCAAGCCATAGTCTTGCGATGGAAGTTAATGCGCTGAACCGGCTGCTGAGCCAGTTCGAGCTTGGTTCGGGAACAGGCGCGGGTTATCGCGCTCGAAAAGCCGCCTGA
- a CDS encoding putative quinol monooxygenase, translating to MSSPALNLPAPERDESSPYALVGQARAKPGKAEALQAALLALVGPTRKEDGALQYHVHRDRDDPDVFVFYEVWASVAHLEAHLSQPYVQSFLQSRHTLLAGDLDVRWLRMASPYQA from the coding sequence ATGTCGAGCCCTGCCTTGAACCTCCCGGCGCCAGAACGAGACGAATCGAGCCCCTATGCGCTGGTCGGCCAGGCACGCGCCAAGCCCGGAAAAGCCGAAGCGCTGCAGGCCGCCCTCCTCGCGCTTGTCGGACCGACGCGCAAAGAAGACGGTGCGCTACAGTACCATGTGCATCGCGACCGGGATGATCCTGATGTCTTTGTCTTCTACGAGGTTTGGGCGAGCGTCGCTCACCTCGAGGCTCACCTCTCGCAACCCTATGTGCAGAGTTTTCTTCAGTCGCGCCACACGCTGCTCGCCGGCGATCTGGACGTCCGTTGGCTGCGAATGGCGAGCCCCTATCAGGCATGA
- a CDS encoding TIGR01244 family sulfur transferase, with protein MDIRKINDDYSVSPQIEAEDVDIVSLLGFRSIVCHRPDHEQADQPEFSTIAARAAQLGIEVRHIPVVPAGLTSDAVDSMAQALRELPGPVLGYCRSGARSTKIYEQALQPL; from the coding sequence ATGGATATCCGCAAGATCAATGATGACTACTCGGTGTCGCCCCAGATCGAGGCCGAGGACGTCGACATCGTCAGCCTGCTAGGTTTTCGGTCGATCGTCTGTCATCGCCCGGACCATGAGCAGGCCGACCAGCCTGAATTCTCCACGATCGCCGCGCGTGCTGCCCAACTCGGCATAGAGGTGCGGCATATACCCGTCGTTCCAGCAGGGCTGACGAGCGACGCGGTCGACAGCATGGCTCAGGCGCTGCGTGAGCTGCCAGGGCCTGTTCTCGGTTATTGCCGCTCAGGCGCGCGCTCGACGAAGATCTACGAACAGGCGCTTCAGCCACTTTGA
- the cysE gene encoding serine O-acetyltransferase — MPGQESNVVFLPVEDVARREVTALWETLRLEAGAAVHRDQTLARAMGSAVLMHASFGHALSHRLAVKLADHDVDRDELLALIYGAYIDRPSLLGAATADLQAVKDRDPSNSEVLIPFLYFKGFSALQGHRVAHWLWTTGRRHLARHIQSRISEVLAIDIHPAAEMGRGIMLDHGSGLVIGETAVVEDDVSILQNVTLGGTGKDTGDRHPKVRRGVLIGAGAKILGNIEIGIGAKVGAGSVVVAPVAPYTSVVGVPARPIGKPHTALPGITMDQTLSEPEYMI, encoded by the coding sequence ATGCCCGGACAGGAAAGCAATGTCGTCTTCCTCCCCGTCGAGGACGTCGCCCGCCGTGAAGTCACGGCACTTTGGGAAACCCTGCGGCTGGAGGCCGGGGCGGCAGTCCACCGCGACCAGACGCTGGCCCGCGCCATGGGGTCCGCCGTGCTCATGCATGCGAGTTTCGGCCACGCGCTCTCGCACCGCTTGGCGGTCAAGCTTGCCGATCACGACGTCGATCGCGACGAGTTGCTGGCGCTGATCTACGGCGCCTATATCGATCGGCCGAGCCTCCTCGGCGCGGCGACAGCCGATCTCCAGGCGGTGAAAGACCGCGATCCGAGCAACAGTGAAGTCTTGATCCCTTTCCTGTATTTCAAGGGTTTTTCCGCGCTGCAGGGCCACCGCGTCGCCCACTGGCTCTGGACGACGGGCCGCCGCCATCTCGCCCGCCACATCCAGAGCCGGATTTCGGAGGTTCTTGCCATCGATATCCATCCCGCCGCCGAGATGGGGCGCGGCATCATGCTGGACCACGGCAGTGGCCTCGTCATCGGCGAGACGGCCGTTGTGGAGGACGATGTTTCCATCCTGCAGAACGTTACGCTCGGCGGTACCGGCAAGGACACCGGTGACCGACATCCGAAAGTCCGCCGCGGCGTGCTGATCGGTGCGGGCGCGAAAATCCTCGGCAATATCGAGATCGGCATCGGCGCCAAGGTTGGCGCGGGCAGCGTCGTTGTCGCGCCGGTCGCACCTTATACGTCGGTTGTCGGCGTGCCGGCGAGACCGATCGGCAAACCGCACACCGCGCTGCCGGGCATCACCATGGACCAGACGCTCAGCGAGCCGGAATACATGATATGA
- a CDS encoding helix-turn-helix transcriptional regulator, with the protein MMDKEGHPDEDEITLGAVLSALADPLRRRVVMELAQAPTGTDRTCVSFGLPVSKATLTHHFRVLREAGLIRQVDRGNSRAATLRRDEIDRRLPGLLDLVQAEGDGEPAA; encoded by the coding sequence ATCATGGATAAGGAAGGCCATCCGGACGAGGACGAAATCACGCTCGGCGCTGTCTTGTCAGCACTGGCCGATCCTCTGCGGCGACGCGTCGTCATGGAACTGGCGCAGGCACCTACAGGCACGGATCGTACCTGTGTGTCGTTCGGGCTTCCGGTCAGCAAGGCGACGTTGACGCATCATTTCCGCGTTCTTCGGGAGGCCGGGCTGATCCGCCAGGTCGATCGCGGCAACAGCCGGGCGGCGACCCTCAGGCGTGATGAGATCGACAGGCGCTTGCCCGGCCTGCTCGACCTAGTTCAGGCGGAAGGGGACGGCGAGCCGGCCGCTTGA